One segment of Brassica napus cultivar Da-Ae chromosome C3, Da-Ae, whole genome shotgun sequence DNA contains the following:
- the LOC125583081 gene encoding uncharacterized protein LOC125583081: MGVYCLHHNSRIPFQSAIRVFDDEAMRSYPWGRPAYEILIDSIKTLAPDGGSYTISSMKDALLIWAYESVTCFGESFGRVINNEDVPLLRWGGKRTRASFDKLLSAEIEKHGEVRVRRMVLKDSNEEMFPIWPGEDDDPQLVRFITDIHSGRFVKGLWEVQGNAKGKANAKGKGNEKKRMKGGVSSEAEPPTKKQKKVKTQNESEADATGKGSSEKEGSKELELENKATLTTIVSTLDIISRKFDQVDSRLETYELDRNRPLMDQKTIDDRVNTLLEERLKDLGIEKIPENHDNPSPQLSDNSLSMASPVVRTYQKSVNSPTLVAATPGKEFGPKKNLAKELEKESGVKRTLDEEFGSVDKATDMRPLDFVVVSPAKATKDEKAAKDQAYGRGCRRKRIVKGEEADEKKKAAQADAAFKRKEKAEAELKKKQEAELKKQKQAGSKYKKVTPPRDGVTRCKVQPDVEDSSLADISDEVVAKHNEFASESDVENSEVVRSAIIKDYREKNVWLTPKWLSMTAVSSSLVFPNVGHDGTTCMRKNVTPLSAIYDPLALVDPALLEKLMQHIKAIPPKPPAALGKKEVLTADHESDFYSVLIHERPWPENEYGWVFDNHVVAYMNVLIKRSMGEPTPFWSKRIAFVDVWWQSFLIHDYAQFKMKPTMFMFKGNGYEDMINGRITNHCRTNLKWYEDVDHLYGCLQTAEITGLHITWI, from the exons ATGGGAGTCTATTGTTTGCATCACAATTCAAGGATACCCTTTCAAAGTGCAATAAGGGTATTCGACGATGAAGCCATGAGGTCGTATCCATGGGGTCGGCCTGCATACGAAATTCTAATTGACTCTATTAAAACGTTGGCTCCAGATGGAGGTTCATACACAATAAGCAGCATGAAGGACGCGTTATTGATTTGGGCTTATGAATCCGTCACATGCTTCGGTGAGAGTTTTGGGAGAGTGATCAATAACGAAGACGTTCCGCTTTTGCGATGGGGTGGAAAGCGTACACGTGCAAGCTTTGATAAATTGTTGTCTGCCGAAATCGAAAAGCATGGCGAG GTGCGTGTGAGGAGAATGGTTTTGAAGGACTCAAACGAAGAGATGTTTCCTATTTGGCCGGGTGAAGATGACGACCCACAACTCGTTAGGTTTATAACAGACATACATTCAGGTAGATTTGTGAAAGGTTTGTGGGAAGTGCAGGGGAATGCAAAGGGGAAGGCGAATGCAAAGGGGAAGGGgaatgagaagaagagaatgaagGGTGGAGTTTCGTCAGAAGCTGAGCCACCCActaagaagcagaagaaagttAAGACACAGAATGAGTCTGAAGCTGATGCAACGGGAAAGGGTTCTAGCGAGAAGGAAGGTAGCAAAGAGTTGGAGTTGGAGAACAAAGCGACTCTAACGACCATTGTGAGTACTCTGGATATTATTTCCAGAAAATTTGATCAGGTTGACTCACGGTTGGAAACTTACGAGTTAGACCGGAACAGACCATTGATGGACCAAAAGACCATTGATGACAGGGTGAATACTTTACTGGAGGAGCGTCTGAAAGATCTGGGGATTGAGAAAATTCCCGAAAACCATGATAACCCCTCGCCACAATTATCAGATAACTCTTTATCGATGGCATCACCGGTGGTTCGAACGTATCAGAAGTCTGTCAATAGTCCAACGTTAGTAGCTGCGACTCCTGGTAAGGAATTTGGACCAAAAAAGAATTTGGCCAAGGAGCTTGAAAAGGAATCAGGGGTGAAAAGGACTTTGGATGAGGAGTTTGGTAGTGTCGATAAAGCTACTGATATGCGGCCTCTTGATTTCGTAGTAGTTTCTCCTGCAAAGGCTACTAAGGATGAAAAGGCTGCTAAGGATCAAGCCTATGGACGCGGCTGCAGGCGCAAGCGTATTGTTAAGGGTGAGGAAGccgatgagaagaaaaaagcaGCGCAGGCAGATGCTGCGTttaagaggaaggagaaggctGAG GCTGAgttaaagaagaaacaagaggctgagctaaagaagcaaaaacaggCTGGGTCAAAGTACAAAAAGGTGACTCCACCGCGTGACGGTGTAACAAGATGCAAGGTACAACCTGATGTAGAGGACAGTTCATTGGCTGATATAAGTGACGAAGTTGTTGCAAAACATAACGAATTCGCGTCGGAGTCTGATGTCGAGAATTCTGAAGTGGTTAGATCTGCCATAATTAAGGACTACCGGGAGAAAAATGTTTGGTTAACTCCAAAATGGTTGTCAATGACGGCAGTTTCTTCATCATTAGTTTTTCCGAACGTTGGACATGATGGAACGACGTGCATGAGGAAGAATGTTACTCCTTTATCAGCAATATATGACCCTCTAGCACTTGTTGATCCGGCGCTATTGGAGAAACTTATGCAACACATCAAGGCAATTCCACCCAAACCACCAGCAGCACTAGGTAAAAAAGAAGTACTAACAGCTGATCATGAGAGTGACTTCTACAGCGTACTCATACATGAGAGACCGTGGCCGGAGAATGAGTATGGATGGGTGTTTGATAAT CATGTCGTGGCTTATATGAACGTCCTCATTAAAAGGTCCATGGGAGAGCCCACTCCATTCTGGTCCAAGCGGATTGCCTTCGTTGACGTTTGGTGGCAAAGTTTTTTGATTCACGATTACGCTCAGTTCAAGATGAAACCCACAATGTTCATGTTCAAAGGCAATGGTTATGAAGATATGATAAATGGTAGGATTACCAATCATTGTCGAACAAACTTGAAGTGGTATGAAGATGTGGATCACTTGTACGGATGTCTTCAAACGGCGGAAATCACTGGGTTGCATATCACGTGGATCTGA